One Terriglobia bacterium DNA segment encodes these proteins:
- a CDS encoding PEP-CTERM sorting domain-containing protein: MSLAVVLFVCAGTAVADTVAVGDPVVFGSWQQGFHAFNMTFDSFGIVMLSGTLESPGTNGFSNGSWGANFVFPWYATATGNTLTDLTFSALFSGSPNDPLSFTIYFYDAGALIETDTASWHPAIGWDIQEGGAQVPEPGSLALFGSGLTAIAFRIRKRWAA; this comes from the coding sequence TTGTCTCTCGCCGTGGTGCTGTTCGTCTGTGCCGGCACCGCCGTCGCAGACACTGTGGCGGTCGGCGATCCGGTTGTCTTCGGGAGCTGGCAGCAGGGATTCCACGCGTTCAACATGACTTTTGACAGCTTTGGGATCGTCATGCTCAGCGGCACTCTCGAAAGTCCGGGGACGAATGGCTTCAGTAATGGAAGCTGGGGGGCAAACTTTGTGTTCCCCTGGTACGCCACCGCCACCGGCAATACCCTCACCGATCTGACTTTTAGCGCGCTATTTAGCGGCAGTCCCAACGACCCCTTGTCATTCACCATCTATTTCTATGATGCGGGGGCGCTGATCGAGACTGATACTGCCAGCTGGCATCCCGCTATCGGGTGGGACATCCAGGAGGGCGGTGCTCAGGTACCCGAGCCCGGCTCCCTGGCGCTCTTCGGCAGCGGTCTGACGGCAATTGCCTTCCGCATTCGGAAGCGCTGGGCGGCCTAG